Proteins co-encoded in one Capsicum annuum cultivar UCD-10X-F1 chromosome 9, UCD10Xv1.1, whole genome shotgun sequence genomic window:
- the LOC107840782 gene encoding axial regulator YABBY 5, producing the protein MTSSYIIDSTNYEQLCYIPCNFCNIVLAVSVPCSNLFDIVTVRCGHCTNLWSVNMAAAAVFQSNSCQNHHNHIHQVANYTNSPHDQYKMNFGSSSITNNSTREERIVNRPPEKRQRGPSAYNQFIKEEIQRIKANNPDITHREAFSTAAKNWAHFPHIHFGLMLETDNQAKLPANENKEKHIMHRAPLPKIKTFTF; encoded by the exons ATGACATCAAGCTACATTATTGATTCTACTAATTATGAACAACTTTGCTATATTCCTTGCAATTTTTGCAATATTGTTCTTGCG gtGAGTGTGCCATGCAGCAATTTGTTTGATATAGTGACAGTAAGATGTGGACACTGCACAAATTTGTGGTCTGTTAATATGGCTGCTGCTGCTGTATTTCAATCCAATTCTTGCCAAAATCATCATAACCATATTCATCAG gTAGCAAACTACACTAATTCTCCTCATGATCAATACAAGATGAATTTTGGTTCATCATCCATCACAAACAATTCTACTCGTGAGGAGAGGATTGTAAATCGAC CTCCTGAAAAAAGGCAAAGAGGGCCTTCTGCATATAACCAGTTCATAAA AGAGGAGATTCAGAGGATTAAGGCTAATAATCCAGATATTACTCATAGGGAAGCATTTAGTACTGCTGCAAAAAAT tGGGCACATTTCCCCCACATTCACTTTGGGCTCATGTTGGAGACTGATAATCAAGCTAAACTTCCTGCTAATGAG AACAAAGAAAAGCATATAATGCATAGAGCTCCATTGCCAAAAATAAAAACCTTCACCTTTTga